One window from the genome of Brachyspira hampsonii encodes:
- the rpsE gene encoding 30S ribosomal protein S5, with the protein MAHDINNNEEKSMYEERLITLNRVAKVMKGGRRFRFAALMVLGDKNGHVGLGYGKANEVPDAIRKAIEQAKKNMIEVNLKGETIPHNTVGVFRSSRIIMKPASKGTGVISGGPARAVLELAGVKNILSKSLGNNNSMNLAKATFEGLKSLKTVEYMANKRGVSIDQIYGRAE; encoded by the coding sequence TTGGCACACGATATAAATAACAACGAAGAAAAAAGTATGTATGAAGAGCGTCTAATAACTTTAAACAGAGTAGCTAAAGTTATGAAAGGCGGAAGACGTTTTAGATTTGCTGCTTTGATGGTTTTAGGCGATAAAAATGGTCATGTAGGTTTAGGTTACGGTAAAGCAAACGAAGTACCAGATGCTATAAGAAAAGCTATAGAGCAAGCTAAGAAAAACATGATAGAAGTGAACTTAAAAGGTGAAACTATACCTCATAATACAGTTGGTGTATTTAGAAGTAGCAGAATAATAATGAAACCGGCTTCTAAAGGTACAGGAGTTATTTCAGGCGGTCCTGCACGTGCAGTGTTGGAATTAGCAGGAGTAAAAAATATTCTTTCTAAGTCTTTAGGAAATAACAACTCTATGAACCTAGCTAAAGCTACTTTTGAAGGTTTAAAATCTTTGAAAACAGTAGAGTATATGGCTAATAAAAGAGGTGTAAGTATAGATCAGATTTATGGGAGGGCAGAATAA
- the rho gene encoding transcription termination factor Rho, protein MPFPTKKRVKLSNENEEIEASAAQPKKVVRKKVVKQVVSEANEENTNNIETVQEKCELAKDIEDNNNEVKELKRPHDILYISKLSVLTFEELLEFAETYGIKKDTGNNIRRQELMHAILKAQIALEGKIVAEGTLETLQDGFGFLRSKNSNYLVGPDDIYISPAQIRLFGLRTGDLITGEVRPPKDNAGEKFFALLRIESVNGEEPNNLYKRPHFDKLTPIFPNERINLEFAPNKISTRIINLVSPIGKGQRGLIVAPPKAGKTMMLQEIANAICQNYPDIKLFILLIDERPEEVTDMRRQVPEAEVIASTFDETPDKHCQVSEMVLEKAKRLVENKHDVVIILDSITRLSRAYNLVVPASGKVLTGGVDSNALHKPKRFFGAARNIEEGGSLTIIASALVDTGSKMDDYIYEEFKGTGNMELHLDRKLANRRLFPAIDIDSSSTRREDLLLTEEEKNKMWALRKYMQSQGIDEDQLIETVIDKMNSTKDNAEFLKLLNS, encoded by the coding sequence ATGCCTTTTCCAACTAAAAAACGTGTAAAACTATCTAATGAAAATGAAGAGATTGAAGCATCTGCAGCTCAGCCAAAAAAAGTTGTTAGAAAAAAAGTTGTAAAGCAAGTTGTTTCTGAAGCTAATGAGGAAAATACAAATAATATCGAAACTGTACAGGAAAAATGTGAATTGGCTAAGGATATAGAGGATAATAATAATGAGGTAAAAGAATTAAAAAGACCTCATGATATACTTTATATTAGCAAATTAAGTGTTTTAACTTTTGAAGAGTTATTAGAATTTGCTGAAACTTATGGCATAAAAAAAGATACCGGAAACAATATCAGAAGACAGGAACTTATGCATGCTATATTGAAAGCCCAGATTGCTTTGGAAGGAAAAATAGTTGCTGAAGGTACTTTAGAAACTTTGCAAGATGGTTTTGGTTTCTTGCGTTCAAAAAATAGTAATTATTTAGTAGGACCTGATGATATATATATTTCTCCTGCTCAGATAAGACTTTTTGGGCTTAGAACAGGTGATTTAATTACAGGAGAGGTTAGACCTCCTAAAGATAATGCTGGTGAGAAATTTTTTGCTTTACTTAGAATAGAATCGGTTAATGGAGAAGAACCTAATAATTTATATAAAAGACCGCATTTTGACAAATTAACTCCAATTTTTCCTAATGAGCGTATAAATTTAGAGTTTGCACCTAATAAAATATCTACTCGTATTATTAATCTTGTTTCTCCTATAGGTAAAGGTCAAAGAGGATTAATAGTAGCACCTCCTAAAGCCGGTAAAACTATGATGCTTCAGGAAATTGCTAATGCTATATGCCAAAATTATCCTGATATTAAACTTTTCATTCTTCTTATAGATGAGCGTCCTGAAGAAGTTACTGATATGAGAAGACAAGTACCTGAAGCTGAAGTTATAGCATCTACTTTTGATGAAACCCCTGATAAACATTGTCAGGTTTCTGAAATGGTGCTTGAAAAGGCTAAAAGATTAGTTGAAAATAAACATGATGTTGTTATAATACTTGATTCCATTACAAGACTTTCAAGGGCTTATAACTTAGTAGTTCCTGCAAGCGGTAAAGTTTTAACAGGAGGGGTTGATTCTAATGCACTTCATAAGCCAAAAAGATTCTTTGGTGCTGCTCGTAATATAGAAGAAGGCGGTTCTCTTACTATAATTGCTTCTGCTTTAGTTGATACAGGAAGTAAGATGGATGATTATATTTATGAAGAGTTCAAAGGTACAGGAAATATGGAGCTTCATTTAGACAGAAAACTTGCTAATAGAAGGCTTTTCCCTGCTATTGATATTGATTCTTCTTCTACTAGGAGAGAGGATTTACTTCTCACTGAGGAAGAAAAAAATAAAATGTGGGCATTAAGAAAATATATGCAGTCTCAGGGTATAGATGAAGATCAGTTAATAGAAACTGTTATTGATAAAATGAATTCTACTAAAGATAATGCTGAGTTCTTAAAATTATTAAATTCATAA
- the secY gene encoding preprotein translocase subunit SecY produces MFKSFANIFRVQELRSRILFTVIAILVYRIGSHIPTPGIDPTALLGFLSSSQGGGGLLTIMDLFSGGALFRFSILALGIMPYISASIIMQLLGVVIPALERMQKEGESGRKKINQYVRYLTLVLCIVQSAAMASWIQSINEGAMIFMDPGIGFILLVVVTATAGTMFLMWLGDQITERGLGNGISVIIFAGIVARIPAGVYDVIQKRESEYLNSLVIVLFFIIFAIVIFCVVYEESGQRRIPVQYAKRVVGRKVFGAQSTHIPFKINPSGVIPIIFASALMAIPAQIASLTRGVQWRWLDALLRFFSYGSWAYIILYCLLVIMFAYVYTSVQFNPDDIAENLKKSGGFIPGYRPGTQTAEYLKTVLSRITIGGSIFLAAIAVFPDLMSKIPIFAPFRGTNNSLVYLMGGTSVMISVSVAVELLKQIESYLQMHNYDGILKKSKARR; encoded by the coding sequence ATGTTTAAATCGTTTGCTAATATATTTAGAGTACAAGAATTAAGAAGCAGAATCTTATTTACTGTTATTGCTATATTAGTTTATAGAATAGGAAGCCATATTCCTACACCTGGTATAGATCCTACAGCTCTTTTAGGTTTTTTGTCCTCATCTCAAGGCGGAGGAGGACTTTTGACTATAATGGATTTATTTTCAGGCGGTGCTTTATTTAGATTTTCTATATTAGCACTTGGTATTATGCCTTATATTTCTGCTTCTATTATAATGCAGCTTCTTGGCGTAGTAATACCCGCACTCGAAAGAATGCAAAAAGAAGGTGAAAGCGGTCGTAAAAAGATAAATCAGTATGTTAGATATCTAACTCTTGTTCTTTGTATAGTACAATCTGCAGCTATGGCTAGTTGGATTCAGAGTATAAATGAAGGTGCTATGATATTTATGGATCCCGGAATAGGTTTCATACTTCTCGTAGTTGTAACAGCTACTGCTGGTACCATGTTCTTGATGTGGCTAGGTGACCAGATTACAGAACGCGGCCTTGGTAACGGTATATCTGTTATAATTTTTGCCGGTATTGTTGCTCGTATTCCTGCTGGTGTGTATGATGTTATACAAAAGAGAGAAAGTGAATATTTGAATTCTTTGGTTATAGTTCTTTTCTTTATAATTTTCGCAATAGTTATATTTTGTGTAGTTTATGAAGAAAGCGGACAAAGAAGAATTCCTGTTCAGTATGCTAAAAGAGTTGTAGGCAGAAAAGTATTCGGAGCTCAATCAACTCATATACCTTTCAAGATCAATCCTTCTGGCGTAATTCCTATAATATTTGCTTCAGCTTTAATGGCGATTCCTGCACAAATAGCTAGCTTAACTAGAGGAGTTCAATGGAGATGGCTTGATGCTTTGCTTAGATTCTTCTCTTATGGAAGCTGGGCATACATAATTCTTTATTGTTTATTAGTTATAATGTTTGCCTATGTTTATACATCAGTACAATTCAATCCTGATGATATAGCAGAGAATCTTAAAAAATCTGGAGGTTTTATACCTGGATACAGACCTGGTACTCAAACTGCAGAATATCTTAAAACAGTATTAAGCAGAATAACTATAGGCGGATCAATATTCTTGGCAGCTATAGCAGTATTTCCAGATTTAATGTCTAAGATCCCTATATTTGCTCCTTTCAGAGGTACAAATAATTCTCTTGTTTATTTGATGGGAGGAACATCTGTAATGATTAGTGTTAGTGTTGCTGTTGAGTTATTAAAACAAATAGAATCCTATTTGCAAATGCATAACTATGACGGTATATTAAAGAAATCTAAGGCGAGAAGGTAA
- the lpxA gene encoding acyl-ACP--UDP-N-acetylglucosamine O-acyltransferase translates to MNNNIHPTAIISDSAKIADNVKIGPYAIIEGEVNIGENTSIGAHSVIKEYTTIGKNNIIHDHTVIGDLPQDIHFDRKTVTFLEIGDGNEIREFANLHRASKENAKTVIKNNCYIMATGHVAHDCEINDNVIICNGALVAGHVRVEKGAFISGNCVIHQFCAIGQYAMISGMSAVGRDILPFALTAHAGEAIIYKLNLVGMRRAGFTSEQISQAEEAYDMWFNWNKTKQEFLDTYLNDTSLNPIARDIVVFISKARRGITPKKTV, encoded by the coding sequence ATGAATAATAATATACATCCTACAGCAATAATTTCTGATTCTGCTAAAATTGCAGATAATGTAAAAATAGGACCTTATGCCATTATAGAAGGCGAGGTAAATATAGGTGAAAATACATCTATAGGAGCACATTCTGTAATAAAAGAATATACAACAATAGGCAAAAACAATATAATACATGATCATACTGTTATAGGGGATCTTCCTCAGGACATACATTTTGATAGAAAAACAGTAACTTTCCTTGAAATAGGCGATGGAAATGAAATTAGAGAATTTGCTAATCTTCATAGGGCATCTAAAGAAAATGCTAAAACTGTTATAAAAAATAACTGCTATATAATGGCTACAGGGCATGTTGCTCATGACTGTGAGATAAATGATAATGTTATAATATGTAATGGGGCTTTAGTGGCAGGACATGTCAGAGTAGAAAAAGGTGCTTTTATATCAGGAAACTGTGTAATACATCAATTTTGTGCTATAGGACAGTATGCTATGATAAGCGGTATGTCAGCTGTTGGAAGAGATATACTCCCATTTGCATTAACTGCTCATGCAGGTGAAGCTATTATTTATAAGCTTAATTTAGTTGGTATGAGAAGGGCCGGATTCACATCAGAACAAATATCCCAAGCTGAAGAAGCTTATGATATGTGGTTTAATTGGAATAAAACAAAACAAGAGTTTTTAGATACATATTTAAATGACACTTCATTAAATCCTATAGCTAGAGATATTGTAGTGTTTATATCCAAAGCTAGAAGAGGAATAACTCCTAAAAAAACTGTATAA
- the fabZ gene encoding 3-hydroxyacyl-ACP dehydratase FabZ, with translation MEKININKIMELLPHRYPFLLVDRVESVEEGKIHAIKNITFNEPQFTGHFPESPIMPGVLMIEALAQTSGIYCYTKILKPDEYGKKFMFFAKIDNVKFKNPVIPGDVMDMFVTVEAFSNNLLKTHGEVKVNDKLACSGDLGLFLVDKEAMKIEK, from the coding sequence ATGGAAAAAATTAATATAAATAAAATAATGGAATTATTACCTCATAGATATCCTTTCTTACTAGTTGATAGAGTAGAAAGCGTTGAAGAAGGAAAAATACATGCTATAAAAAATATAACTTTTAATGAACCGCAGTTTACAGGACATTTCCCTGAAAGTCCTATTATGCCGGGGGTTTTAATGATTGAGGCATTGGCTCAGACTTCTGGTATTTACTGCTATACAAAAATTTTAAAGCCTGACGAATATGGTAAAAAATTCATGTTCTTTGCAAAGATAGATAATGTAAAATTTAAAAATCCTGTAATACCGGGAGATGTTATGGACATGTTTGTTACCGTTGAAGCATTCAGCAATAATCTGCTTAAGACACATGGCGAAGTTAAAGTTAATGATAAATTGGCATGCTCTGGAGATTTAGGGTTATTCTTAGTTGATAAAGAAGCCATGAAAATTGAAAAATAA
- the rpsM gene encoding 30S ribosomal protein S13, producing MARLMGVEIRNNKRIEIALTDIYGIGRTLAHVICDKANIDYSIKAKDLTDAQITALRDAIEATTKVEGDLRTELYNNIKRLKDIHSYRGMRHIKRLPVHGQRTRTNSRNARGGGARKAIAGKKKAPGKK from the coding sequence ATGGCACGTTTAATGGGTGTTGAAATAAGAAACAATAAAAGAATAGAAATAGCCCTTACTGATATATACGGTATAGGTCGCACTCTTGCTCATGTTATTTGTGATAAAGCTAATATAGATTATTCTATTAAAGCTAAAGATTTAACAGATGCACAAATTACTGCTTTAAGAGATGCTATAGAAGCCACTACTAAGGTAGAAGGTGATTTACGAACAGAACTTTATAATAATATAAAACGTTTGAAAGATATTCACTCATACCGCGGAATGCGTCATATTAAGAGGCTTCCTGTACATGGTCAACGCACTCGTACTAACTCTCGTAATGCTAGAGGCGGCGGTGCAAGAAAAGCTATTGCTGGTAAGAAAAAAGCACCAGGTAAAAAATAA
- a CDS encoding Smr/MutS family protein has product MQKNKISPILIIHGKGFGSQNRIPVLKNLVEYYLVTEGKNHIKYFSDAPINLGGSGAKIIYLDI; this is encoded by the coding sequence ATGCAAAAAAATAAGATAAGCCCTATCCTCATAATACATGGCAAAGGTTTTGGAAGCCAAAATAGGATACCTGTTTTAAAAAATTTAGTTGAATATTATTTAGTAACGGAAGGAAAGAATCATATCAAATATTTTTCTGATGCTCCTATAAACCTTGGAGGAAGCGGTGCTAAAATAATTTATCTTGATATATAA
- the rpmD gene encoding 50S ribosomal protein L30 — translation MAKVVITLVKSPIGYEKSQRDTVVALGFKKGKRVVEHEATPQINGMINKISHLLKVEYK, via the coding sequence ATGGCTAAAGTTGTAATAACATTAGTAAAATCTCCTATAGGCTATGAGAAATCTCAAAGAGACACAGTTGTAGCTTTGGGTTTTAAAAAAGGCAAAAGAGTTGTAGAACATGAAGCAACTCCTCAAATAAATGGAATGATAAATAAAATATCACATCTTCTTAAAGTAGAGTATAAGTGA
- a CDS encoding DNA-directed RNA polymerase subunit alpha: MALKEILESIRHPHRVTFEKKDLTPTYGKFIAQPFERGYAVTVGNALRRVLLSSIPGYAITTIKIDGVSNEFENVPGMKEDTIVMIMHLKNVVVSLPTHLDTKTIHMKKEGPCVITAKDLVADDTEAQVHNPDYYIATIAEGYTFEMDIQIEGGYSYVPAEMNIELLEDINAIAIDAIYSPIVSVKYNVDPIRVGQRIDYGKLTLEIETKGNIAPDKALSQAAKILRDNLKHFMDPEEANGDDEKIEETPKDSVLDSLKGKHIEEVEFSVRTANFLMASDLKTLDKVAVKTDADLLRLIGANEMIIEEIKEKLAEYNAHLGMRG; this comes from the coding sequence ATGGCATTAAAAGAAATATTAGAATCTATTAGACATCCTCATAGAGTTACTTTTGAAAAAAAAGATTTAACTCCTACTTATGGTAAATTTATAGCTCAGCCTTTTGAGAGAGGATATGCGGTAACTGTTGGTAATGCTTTAAGAAGAGTACTATTATCTTCTATACCTGGTTATGCTATTACTACTATCAAAATAGATGGTGTTAGCAATGAATTTGAAAATGTTCCTGGAATGAAAGAAGACACAATTGTTATGATTATGCATCTTAAAAATGTTGTAGTTTCTCTTCCTACTCATTTGGATACTAAAACTATTCATATGAAAAAAGAAGGTCCTTGTGTTATTACTGCTAAAGATTTAGTGGCTGATGATACTGAAGCTCAAGTGCATAATCCTGATTATTATATAGCAACAATTGCTGAGGGATATACTTTTGAGATGGATATTCAAATTGAAGGCGGATATAGTTATGTGCCTGCTGAAATGAATATTGAGTTATTAGAAGATATTAATGCTATAGCTATAGATGCTATTTATTCTCCTATTGTAAGTGTAAAATATAATGTTGATCCTATAAGAGTAGGTCAGCGTATAGATTATGGAAAACTTACTCTTGAGATAGAAACTAAAGGAAATATAGCTCCTGATAAGGCTTTATCCCAAGCTGCTAAAATTTTAAGAGATAATTTAAAGCATTTTATGGATCCTGAAGAGGCTAATGGAGACGATGAAAAAATAGAGGAAACTCCTAAAGATTCTGTGCTTGATTCTCTTAAGGGTAAGCATATTGAAGAGGTGGAATTCTCTGTTAGAACTGCTAATTTCTTAATGGCTTCTGATCTTAAAACTTTAGATAAAGTTGCTGTAAAAACTGATGCCGATTTGTTGAGACTTATAGGTGCTAATGAAATGATTATTGAAGAAATCAAAGAAAAATTAGCAGAGTATAATGCTCATCTTGGTATGAGAGGATAA
- a CDS encoding Smr/MutS family protein: MSKNSEEERRLFEFYLEHGYFPDEFNNKKENIKKEINNDKIQKENNLNKENKSNSKKELAYTKEDEEMFLNAIENLDCTNHSKKSIYDRKVNTKFKPNIKNAVPKEKLDLHGLTSERALIEIKHFIYECKKIR; encoded by the coding sequence ATGTCAAAAAACTCTGAGGAAGAAAGAAGATTATTTGAATTCTATTTAGAGCATGGATATTTTCCTGATGAGTTTAATAATAAAAAAGAAAATATAAAAAAAGAAATTAATAATGATAAAATTCAAAAAGAAAATAATCTTAATAAAGAAAATAAAAGTAATTCAAAAAAAGAATTAGCATATACTAAAGAAGATGAGGAAATGTTTTTAAATGCAATTGAAAATCTAGATTGCACTAATCATTCTAAAAAGTCTATTTATGATAGAAAGGTAAATACAAAATTCAAGCCAAATATAAAAAATGCAGTTCCAAAAGAAAAGCTTGATTTACATGGACTTACAAGTGAAAGGGCATTAATAGAAATTAAGCATTTTATTTATGAATGCAAAAAAATAAGATAA
- the rplQ gene encoding 50S ribosomal protein L17 — protein sequence MRHRVTVKKFNRTSAHKKAMLSNMLTSLFKYEKIETTKEKGRAIKQLADKIIYRAKVDNVHNRRTAAKYIKDETVLAKLFKDIAPRYAGKNGGYVRKILSYKRFGDAADMCVVMLCESDGTSAKTENK from the coding sequence ATGAGACATAGAGTTACAGTAAAAAAATTTAATAGAACAAGTGCACATAAAAAAGCTATGCTTTCTAATATGCTTACTTCTCTTTTTAAATATGAAAAAATAGAAACTACTAAAGAAAAAGGAAGAGCTATTAAGCAATTAGCTGATAAAATAATATATAGAGCTAAAGTTGATAATGTTCATAATAGAAGAACTGCAGCAAAGTATATTAAAGATGAAACAGTACTTGCTAAACTTTTTAAAGATATAGCTCCTAGATATGCTGGTAAAAACGGCGGTTATGTAAGAAAAATTTTATCATATAAGAGATTCGGAGATGCAGCTGACATGTGTGTTGTTATGCTTTGCGAATCTGATGGCACTTCTGCTAAAACTGAAAATAAATAA
- the lpxB gene encoding lipid-A-disaccharide synthase, translating into MRIFIATGEVSGDIQGALLARKIKELDPNIILDGFGGVEMQKANVNILSDMSTLSTIGIFEGANPKVAFKNLGAFNRLKEYLKNNKVDIMLLVDNQGVNLLLAKYCKANNINYIYYFPPHVGIWGAWNAKRLLSAKKIITPFLFDYEVYKKFGCDVMYSGHPFADLDYNRKVPELDMPKKEYTVGVLFGSRNQEIKKLAPVFIKSMKMLNDMLSSNIRFVIPIAYPEYKEPIEKILDNYKNLLENVSYSLLCGDDKDYVYSYSDALIMSSGTASLLAACYGKPMVICYKISFITFLLGKLFTNIKYVGMPNVLLNEEAAPELLQNDCNPNAITSHIIKYLTDKEYYKKVSNNLLRVRETLGEKNVLDRIAKEIIKS; encoded by the coding sequence ATGAGAATATTTATAGCTACAGGTGAAGTATCGGGCGACATTCAAGGTGCCTTATTAGCAAGAAAAATAAAAGAGTTGGATCCTAATATTATATTAGATGGTTTCGGCGGCGTTGAAATGCAAAAAGCCAATGTTAATATATTATCGGATATGTCTACTTTATCAACTATAGGAATATTTGAAGGGGCAAATCCTAAAGTGGCTTTCAAAAATCTTGGTGCTTTTAACCGATTAAAAGAGTATTTAAAAAATAATAAAGTTGACATTATGCTTCTTGTTGATAATCAAGGGGTAAATCTACTATTAGCAAAATATTGTAAGGCTAATAATATAAATTATATATATTATTTTCCGCCGCATGTAGGTATATGGGGAGCTTGGAATGCTAAAAGGCTTCTTTCTGCTAAAAAAATCATTACTCCTTTCCTATTTGATTATGAAGTATATAAAAAATTCGGCTGTGATGTAATGTATAGCGGACACCCTTTTGCTGATTTGGATTATAATAGAAAGGTGCCTGAATTAGATATGCCTAAAAAAGAATATACTGTTGGGGTTCTATTCGGAAGCAGAAATCAGGAAATAAAAAAGTTAGCACCTGTATTTATAAAATCTATGAAGATGCTTAATGATATGCTTTCTTCAAATATAAGATTCGTAATACCTATAGCATATCCTGAATATAAAGAACCTATAGAAAAAATTCTAGATAATTATAAAAATTTATTAGAAAATGTTTCATATTCATTATTATGCGGTGATGATAAGGATTATGTTTATTCTTATTCCGATGCCTTAATAATGTCAAGCGGAACAGCTAGTCTTTTGGCTGCCTGCTATGGAAAGCCTATGGTTATATGCTATAAAATATCATTTATAACTTTCCTGCTTGGAAAATTATTTACAAACATAAAATATGTTGGAATGCCTAATGTGCTTCTTAATGAGGAAGCTGCTCCTGAACTTTTGCAAAATGACTGCAATCCAAATGCTATTACAAGTCATATTATAAAATATTTAACCGATAAAGAATACTATAAAAAAGTAAGCAATAATTTACTTAGAGTGAGAGAAACTTTAGGTGAAAAAAATGTACTTGATCGTATAGCAAAAGAGATTATAAAATCATGA
- the rplO gene encoding 50S ribosomal protein L15, producing MAQENTKILRAPKGSSKKRHRVGRGQGSGWGCTAGRGDKGAQSRAGYSRRAGFEGGQMPLHRRIPKSGFTNAAFKKCVNIINVGDLDSIGGNEITRETLLKMGFLSSKRDYIKLLSMGEVKNAVTITVDMASKKAIEKVEKSGGKVIIHERKKYIRKKEDKKS from the coding sequence ATGGCACAAGAAAATACAAAAATATTAAGAGCTCCTAAGGGATCTAGTAAAAAACGTCATAGAGTAGGACGCGGACAAGGTTCTGGTTGGGGCTGTACTGCAGGCAGAGGTGATAAAGGTGCTCAGTCTCGTGCCGGTTACAGCAGAAGAGCTGGTTTTGAAGGCGGACAAATGCCTTTACATAGAAGAATCCCTAAAAGCGGATTTACTAATGCAGCTTTCAAAAAATGTGTTAATATTATCAATGTAGGTGATTTAGATTCTATAGGCGGTAATGAAATCACAAGAGAAACTTTACTTAAAATGGGTTTCTTATCATCTAAAAGAGATTATATTAAACTTCTTTCTATGGGTGAAGTAAAAAATGCTGTTACTATAACAGTTGATATGGCTAGTAAAAAAGCTATAGAGAAAGTTGAGAAATCAGGCGGTAAAGTTATAATACATGAACGCAAAAAATATATTAGAAAAAAAGAAGATAAAAAGTCTTAA
- the rpsD gene encoding 30S ribosomal protein S4, with protein sequence MARYRDASCRLCRREKMKLMLKGDRCLTAKCAITKKRDVPGPANRKMKQLSEYGIQMREKQKVKRIYGVLEKQFRNYYHEAIRVAGVSGENLLRLLELRLDNVVYRLGFAKSRSQARQFIAHGFIAVNAKGMTIPSYCVKVGDKISFTDRGNAIAEVKTIIEGLKSEYVPAWLTLDLSSKTGEIVTLPIREHIEYPINEQLIIEYYSK encoded by the coding sequence ATGGCAAGATATAGAGATGCTAGTTGTAGATTATGTCGCCGTGAAAAAATGAAACTTATGTTGAAAGGTGATAGATGTCTTACTGCTAAATGTGCTATAACAAAAAAGAGAGATGTACCTGGTCCTGCTAACCGTAAAATGAAACAGTTATCAGAATATGGTATTCAGATGAGAGAAAAACAGAAAGTTAAACGTATTTACGGCGTTTTAGAAAAACAGTTTAGAAATTATTATCATGAAGCGATTCGTGTAGCTGGTGTATCCGGTGAAAACTTACTTAGATTATTAGAACTTCGTTTGGATAATGTTGTTTACAGACTTGGTTTTGCTAAAAGCAGAAGTCAAGCTAGACAATTTATAGCTCATGGTTTTATAGCAGTTAATGCTAAGGGAATGACTATTCCTTCTTATTGCGTTAAAGTAGGTGATAAAATTTCTTTCACTGATAGAGGTAATGCAATAGCTGAAGTAAAAACTATAATAGAAGGTTTAAAAAGCGAATATGTTCCTGCATGGTTAACTTTGGATCTTTCTAGTAAAACAGGGGAAATAGTTACTTTGCCTATAAGGGAGCATATAGAGTATCCTATTAATGAACAGCTCATTATTGAGTATTATTCTAAGTAA
- the rpmJ gene encoding 50S ribosomal protein L36: MKVKSSIKKRCNDCQIVKRKGVVRVICKKNPRHKQKQK, encoded by the coding sequence ATGAAAGTAAAAAGTTCTATAAAAAAACGTTGTAATGACTGCCAAATAGTTAAGAGAAAAGGCGTCGTTAGAGTTATATGTAAGAAAAACCCAAGACATAAACAAAAACAGAAGTAA
- the infA gene encoding translation initiation factor IF-1, whose amino-acid sequence MADRGTIEIEGTVVEPLPNATFRVELENGHKILAHISGKMRMNFIRILPGDKVTIEMSPYDLTKGRIIYRYK is encoded by the coding sequence ATGGCTGATAGAGGAACTATAGAAATAGAAGGTACTGTAGTAGAGCCGCTTCCAAATGCTACTTTTAGAGTAGAGTTAGAAAATGGTCATAAGATATTGGCTCATATATCAGGTAAAATGCGTATGAATTTTATCCGCATACTTCCTGGAGATAAAGTAACTATAGAAATGTCTCCCTATGATTTGACAAAGGGCAGAATAATTTATCGTTATAAGTAA
- the rpsK gene encoding 30S ribosomal protein S11 codes for MATQKGKKTLKDKKIKKDRKVEAFGIVHIKASFNNTIVTITDRNGDTLSWASAGLDGDYKSSKKSTPFAAQVASEKASKKAYEMGVREVEVYVKGPGMGRESSIRAVEASGLKVKLIKDVTPMPHNGCRPRKRRRI; via the coding sequence GTGGCTACTCAAAAAGGTAAAAAAACTCTAAAAGATAAAAAAATTAAAAAAGATAGAAAAGTTGAAGCTTTTGGTATAGTACATATAAAGGCTAGTTTTAATAATACAATAGTTACTATAACAGATAGAAACGGAGACACTTTATCATGGGCTAGTGCTGGTTTAGATGGAGATTACAAAAGCAGTAAAAAATCTACTCCTTTTGCAGCTCAGGTTGCTAGTGAAAAAGCATCTAAAAAAGCTTATGAAATGGGTGTTAGAGAAGTAGAAGTTTATGTTAAAGGTCCTGGAATGGGAAGAGAAAGTTCTATTAGAGCTGTTGAAGCATCAGGACTTAAAGTTAAACTTATTAAGGACGTTACTCCAATGCCTCATAACGGCTGCCGTCCTAGAAAAAGAAGAAGAATATAA